CATGGCGGAGTACGGCGACTGAGCGGAGTCGTTCAGCAGGATCGGCGCGCTCGGGGGAACCGCGCGCTCCCCCGCTGCGTCCCATCGCTGTCCCCCGTAAAGGGGATGCGGGATACGACCCTTCCGCCTGCCCCTTTGACAGGGCCGGGTCAGGGTCAAGGGACAGTTGCGCAGCCGAAGGAGCGATGCGGTGAACACCGAGCGACCCGACAACGACGACACGTCCGGCACGTCCGGTGACGTGCGGGGCGTGGGGGACGCCGCGAAGGGCTCCGCCAAGGGGCCCGAGGTCGATGGCAGCGGGGCCGGCGGGGAAGTGACCGGTGGCGAAACCGGCCGTAGGGAAAAGCCCGGTTCTACGGCGCCCGGCGCGGAGGCCGGTCGCAGCGAGCCGGACGAGACGGGGTCCACGGCATCCGGCGTAGAAGCTGGCCCCTCGGAAGCGGCGGAAGAAGTCGCGCCGGCGGGGTCGGACACGGAGGCCGAGCGGCCGGAAGATGCTGAACTCGCGGCATCCGACGCCGAGGCGGACGACCGGCCGGAAGCCACCGACCCAACACCCCCCGAACCCGCCCACCCGGAGCAGCCCGTCTCCACCGCAGACACCGACACCGAACTCTCCCTGCACGACCACTCCCCCGAAACCGATGACGACCGGCGCCCCACCCGATCCAGGTCCCCCCTCGTCATCGCCTCCGTCGCCGCCGCCGTACTGCTCGTCGGAGGGGGCGGGGCGTATCTCGCCTCGTCCTCGTCCACTTCCGGCGGTTCGGGGGAAGGGACGGGATCCGCGGCGTCCGGTGCCGACGGGACTCCGCCGCCGCTCGCGCTCGACGGGTATTCCTCCGGGGGTACGAGTGGGATCGCGTCCGGGGAGCCGAATCCGTACGGGGAGACGTACCGGGCCGTGGGGAGTCTGCCCGGCGGGCCGGACTCCGCCGCCGTGTACGCGCCGGAGGGTGAGGTGAGCAAGGACGCGGTGAGCCGGCTCGCCAGGGCGCTCGGGGTCGTGGGGACGCCGGTCGCCGAGGGGCAGCTCTGGAAGGTGGGCGGGCAGGACGGTACCGGGCCCAGCCTGCAGGTGAACAAGGCCGCGCCGGGCATGTGGACGTTCAGCCGCTACGCACCCGGCACCGACGACTGCACCGGCAGCACCACGTGCCGGAAGGACCCCGCCGCTCCCACGGTCGACCCGGTGAGTGTCGCCGTCGCGAAGAAGGCCGCCGCCCCGATCCTCAAGGCCGTCGGCCAGGACGACGCGAAGGTCGACGCGAGCCAACTCATGGGCGCGCAGCGGGTGGTGAACGCCCAGCCGGTGATCGGCGGGCTGCCGACGTACGGGTGGACCACCGGGCTGACCGTCAGCGCCCAGGGTGAAGTGGTCGGCGGGAGCGGGGACTTGGCGGCGCCGATGAAGGGTGACGTCTATCCCGTGCTGAGTGCCCAGAAGACGCTGGACCTGATGAACGCGGCGCCGAAGACCGACCACCGCATGGGCATCGGCGGCTGCGCCAGCCCCGTACCGCTGAAGGACCGGCTTGAGGCGCCCTGCGGACAGTCCACCGATGCCGCCTCCGCTTCCGCCACGCCCACGCAGGCGTCGACCACCGTCGAGCACGCGGTGTTCGGGCTCGCCGTGCACTCCGTGGACGGGCGGCAGACGCTGGTGCCGTCCTGGCTGTTCGAGGCGCGGCAGCCGGGCGGGCAGGACAGCTTCACGCTGACGTATCCGGCGATCGACCCGAAGTATCTGGCCTCGGCCAACACGCCTACCCCTACGGCGAGTTCGACGTCCACCGCGAAGCCGCACGACGTCAAGGCCGACGGTTACACGGCCGACGGGAAGAGCCTCACCGTGGCCTTCACCGGCGGGGTGTGCGCGGACTACAAGGTGTCGGCCGTGGAGAGTTCGGACAAGGTGACGGTCACGGTGACCGACACGCCCTGGCCCAACAAGATCTGCGTCATGATCGCCAAGATCTACCACCAGACCGTGCAGCTGAAGGCGCCGCTCGGTGACAGGGCCGTCGTGGGGCCGGACGGCACGAAGATCCCGGTGGAGAAGAGGGTGGAGGTCGGGGCAGGCCCCTCACTGGCCCGGTAGCAAAGGCCGGTAGTCACCGGCCCGGTAGCCACGACCGCGCGGGCGGTGGAAAAGCCCGAAGGCGGCGGCCCTGTCGGAGGGGGCCGCCGCCTTCGCTCTGCTCAATCTGCGCAATCCGCTCGATCGCCCAACGGGGCACGAGTGGGTTTAGCTGAACGAGTCGCCACAGGCGCAGGAGCCCGTCGCGTTCGGGTTGTCGATCGTGAAGCCCTGCTTCTCGATGGTGTCGACGAAGTCGATGGAGGCGCCGCCCAGGTACGGGGCGCTCATGCGGTCGGTGACGACCTTGACACCGCCGAAGTCCTTGACGACGTCGCCGTCCAGGGAGCGCTCGTCGAAGAAGAGCTGGTAACGCAGGCCGGAGCAGCCGCCGGGCTGGACG
The nucleotide sequence above comes from Streptomyces sp. N50. Encoded proteins:
- a CDS encoding iron-sulfur cluster assembly accessory protein; translated protein: MSVSDETSTVTDGILLSDAAAAKVKALLDQEGREDLALRVAVQPGGCSGLRYQLFFDERSLDGDVVKDFGGVKVVTDRMSAPYLGGASIDFVDTIEKQGFTIDNPNATGSCACGDSFS